A section of the Telopea speciosissima isolate NSW1024214 ecotype Mountain lineage chromosome 3, Tspe_v1, whole genome shotgun sequence genome encodes:
- the LOC122655505 gene encoding eukaryotic peptide chain release factor GTP-binding subunit ERF3A-like yields the protein MPARRANGGKLQAQTFQSATLMPILDKFKDMGTVVMGKILRVAELVHVDLQAHVKVLAVSCDENKVRRAGPGENVCVKLSGVEEEDILSGFVLSSAVKPIAAVSEFDTQLQILELLDNAIFTAGYKAVLHIHSVVEECEIVELLQQIDPKTKKPMKKKVLFVKNGAVGFFRIQVNNLICIEKFTDFPQLGRFTLRTEGEKWILLLS from the exons ATGCCGGCCAGGAGGGCCAACGGTGGGAAGCTTCAGGCACAGACATTCCAATCCGCTACACT GATGCCAATTCTTGACAAATTTAAAGATATGGGAACTGTTGTTATGGGGAAGATA TTAAGAGTAGCTGAACTTGTACATGTTGATTTGCAAGCCCATGTTAAAGTGCTTGCCGTAAGTTGTGATGAGAATAAAGTAAGGCGTGCAGGCCCTGGTGAAAATGTCTGCGTAAAACTGTCTGGGGTTGAAGAAGAGGACATATTGTCTGGTTTTGTCTTGTCATCTGCTG TGAAACCAATAGCTGCAGTTTCAGAGTTTGATACCCAGTTGCAGATCCTTGAGCTATTGGATAAT GCAATTTTCACTGCTGGTTACAAGGCAGTACTGCATATTCATTCTGTTGTTGAGGAGTGTGAGATTGTTGAGCTGTTGCAGCAAATTGATCCGAAGACCAAAAAACCTATGAAGAAGAAGGTTCTTTTTGTCAAGAATGGTGCTGTCGGATTTTTCCGTATACAG GTCAATAACTTAATTTGCATAGAGAAGTTCACTGATTTTCCACAGCTTGGAAGGTTTACTCTTCGTACTGAAGGTGAGAAATGGATTCTACtcttatcatag